The Malus domestica chromosome 10, GDT2T_hap1 genome contains a region encoding:
- the LOC103446408 gene encoding probable ubiquitin-conjugating enzyme E2 24, with amino-acid sequence MMNAILSDSDWESFSESGSSMDQYENESFYGGHAGSILSSLEASIGKIDDFLSFERGFIYGDMVCSERDPSGQMGRVVGINMFVDLESVKGHIIKDVNSNNLSKIRSISVGDYVVCGPWLGRVHRVVDHVMVVFDDGTEYEVTAVDQEKLLPISPNLLEDPQYPYYPGQKVQVRLSTASKSTRWLCGNWRENQVEGTVCSVEGGLVYVDWLASVLMGCDSKLPAPPRVLDPKKLNVLSCFSHVNWQLGDWCMLQVADDKAVMEQDFHSASTCEMNNKPKISGRGFRRRNADSKFDEIFVIIKTRTKVDVAWQDGSHSLGLDSQTLVPVSVVNDHEFWPEQFVLEKGTCDDPHMSSSQKWGVVKGVDANEHTVKVQWNTIPAPKQNYSEGKQMEEIVSAYELAEHPDYSYCFGDYVFRLVQNQFDEQADKNYPLTKIDMSEEAASEDKDCGGDQEDYTDKCYLSHIGNVMGFKDGAVEVRWATGITGKVAPNEIFRFDKHEGSAAIPAEDDIEDLNREMIQNAKQPSNQKGKDSLNLDDGGKDYTRESSSSFLPQAAIGFFTSIAASLLGSHESAPLSGPSSSACISEVGNESEISHEKGIAETCDLFTEQQSTTELERFEEKSIPHSKANDSADQFRQFDIVADCTDHHFHGANKELALSQVKRGWMKKVQQEWSIFKKDLPEQIYVRAFEERMDLLRAAIVGAPGTPYHDGLFFFDIYLPPEYPHEPPMVHYSSGGLRVNPNLYESGKVCLSLLNTWTGTGTEVWNPGSSTILQVLLSLQALVLNDKPYFNEAGYDQQIGRTQGEKNSVSYNENAFLMTCKSMLYTLQKPPKHFEELVIEHFTRRSQNILMACKEYMDGAPVGCAIDFLKTEDKHSKGSSTGFKIMLSKLLPKLVEAFSSKGIDCNRFMGPEKCTWCKIVI; translated from the exons ATGATGAATGCAATCCTCAGTGACTCGGATTGGGAGAGTTTTAGTGAGAGTGGTAGTAGTATGGATCAATATGAAAATGAATCTTTCTATGGTGGGCATGCGGGCAGCATCTTGTCCAGCCTGGAGGCTTCCATTGGGAAAATTGACGATTTTCTCTCGTTTGAGAGGGGATTCATATATGGAGACATGGTATGCTCCGAAAGAGATCCATCTGGGCAGATGGGCAGAGTAGTTGGGATTAATATGTTCGTTGATTTGGAGAGTGTTAAGGGACACATAATAAAAGATGTTAACTCCAATAACCTATCAAAGATACGCTCCATTTCGGTGGGGGATTATGTTGTTTGTGGTCCATGGCTTGGAAGGGTGCATAGAGTGGTTGACCATGTTATGGTTGTATTTGATGATGGAACGGAGTATGAGGTCACTGCTGTTGATCAAGAGAAGCTCTTGCCCATTTCTCCAAACCTACTTGAAGATCCACAGTACCCATATTATCCAGGACAGAAAGTGCAGGTCAGACTCTCAACCGCTTCCAAATCAACTAGATGGTTATGCGGTAACTGGAGGGAAAATCAAGTCGAGGGAACTGTTTGTTCTGTGGAAGGAGGTTTGGTGTATGTTGATTGGCTTGCCTCTGTTCTCATGGGTTGTGATTCGAAATTGCCTGCTCCTCCACGTGTGCTGGATCCGAAAAAGTTGAATGTGTTGTCATGTTTCTCTCATGTAAACTGGCAGCTTGGTGACTGGTGTATGCTTCAAGTTGCTGACGATAAAGCTGTCATGGAGCAGGATTTTCATAGTGCATCTACTTGTGAGATGAATAACAAACCCAAGATATCAGGAAGAGGATTTAGGAGAAGAAACGCAGATTCAAAATTCGATGAAATCTTTGTTATCATAAAGACAAGGACCAAAGTTGATGTGGCGTGGCAAGATGGTAGTCACTCTTTGGGATTAGATTCACAGACACTAGTTCCAGTCAGCGTTGTAAATGATCATGAATTTTGGCCTGAACAGTTTGTCCTGGAAAAGGGCACTTGCGATGATCCACACATGTCTAGCAGCCAAAAATGGGGTGTCGTGAAGGGTGTGGATGCAAACGAGCATACAGTAAAGGTGCAATGGAACACTATCCCTGCACCTAAACAAAATTACTCCGAGGGAAAACAGATGGAGGAAATTGTGAGCGCTTATGAACTAGCTGAGCACCCAGATTACTCCTACTGTTTTGGAGATTATGTGTTCAGGTTGGTCCAGAATCAGTTTGATGAACAAGCGGATAAAAACTATCCGCTCACAAAGATTGACATGAGCGAGGAGGCTGCTTCTGAGGACAAGGACTGTGGTGGGGATCAAGAGGATTACACTGATAAATGTTACCTATCTCACATTGGAAATGTTATGGGCTTCAAGGATGGAGCTGTGGAAGTGAGATGGGCTACTGGTATTACAGGCAAG GTGGCCCCTAATGAAATTTTCCGGTTTGACAAACATGAGGGTTCAGCTGCTATTCCTGCAGAAGATGACATCGAAGACTTGAACCGAGAGATGATTCAAAATGCAAAGCAACCTTCTAACCAGAAGGGAAAG GATTCATTGAATTTGGATGATGGTGGCAAAGATTACACAAGGGAGTCTAGTTCCTCTTTCCTTCCTCAAGCTGCCATTGGATTTTTCACAAGCATAGCTGCGAGTCTTTTGGGATCCCATGAGTCTGCACCACTTTCAGGTCCTTCGTCATCAGCCTGTATTTCTGAAGTTGGAAATGAATCTGAGATTTCCCATGAGAAAGGAATAGCGGAAACTTGTGACCTCTTTACTGAGCAACAGTCAACGACTGAGCTGGAGAGGTTTGAGGAGAAGAGCATTCCACATTCAAAAGCTAATGACAGTGCAGATCAGTTTAGGCAGTTTGACATAGTTGCTGATTGCACCGACCACCATTTTCATGGTGCTAACAAGGAGTTGGCATTATCTCAG GTGAAAAGAGGCTGGATGAAAAAGGTCCAACAAGAGTGGAGCATCTTCAAGAAAGATCTGCCTG AACAAATCTATGTCCGCGCCTTCGAGGAAAGGATGGATCTACTGCGAGCAGCCATTGTTGGTGCACCTGGAACTCCATATCATGATGGGCTTTTCTTCTTTGATATTTATCTTCCACCGGAGTATCCTCATGAACCGCCT ATGGTACACTATAGTTCTGGTGGGCTACGTGTCAACCCTAACTTGTACGAGTCCGGAAAGGTCTGTCTCAGTCTCCTTAATACATGGACGGGCACAGGCACTGAAGTTTGGAATCCAGGGAGCTCCACCATTCTTCAAGTTCTTCTCTCCCTTCAAGCCCTCGTGCTTAACGACAAGCCATATTTCAATGAAGCTGGGTATGATCAACAGATAGGAAGAACCCAGGGAGAGAAAAACTCCGTAAGCTACAACGAAAATGCATTCCTGATGACATGCAAGTCCATGCTGTATACACTCCAAAAGCCACCTAAG CATTTTGAGGAGCTTGTTATCGAACACTTCACTCGGCGCTCCCAAAATATTCTAATGGCTTGTAAGGAGTATATGGACGGGGCTCCAGTAGGGTGTGCTATCGATTTCCTGAAAACTGAAGATAAACACAGTAAGGGAAGCTCTACCGGATTCAAAATCATGCTCTCTAAGCTCCTTCCAAAATTGGTTGAGGCATTTTCCAGCAAGGGAATTGACTGCAACCGGTTCATGGGGCCGGAGAAATGTACATGGTG